The following coding sequences lie in one Deltaproteobacteria bacterium genomic window:
- a CDS encoding slipin family protein yields MFDFGPPVTFLVIVIALIISGIKILKEYERAVVFRLGRMVGARGPGMVYVIPGIEKMVKMDMRTVTMDIPPQDVITRDNVSVKVNAVLYFRVLDPNKAVLEVENYLFATSQLAQVTLRSVCGQGELDDLLSEREKINSRIQDILDKQTDPWGIKVVLVELKHIDLPQEMQRAMAKQAEAERERRAKVIHAEGEFQASEKLADAAGVMAVQPMALQLRYLQSLVEISSEKNSTIIFPIPIDLLTPFLKKDT; encoded by the coding sequence ATGTTTGACTTTGGTCCACCTGTAACGTTTTTGGTGATCGTCATTGCTCTGATCATTAGCGGTATCAAGATTCTCAAAGAGTATGAACGGGCGGTGGTGTTTAGGCTTGGGCGCATGGTCGGCGCGCGCGGGCCGGGCATGGTCTATGTCATTCCCGGCATCGAAAAAATGGTCAAGATGGACATGCGCACGGTGACCATGGATATTCCGCCGCAAGATGTCATCACCCGCGATAACGTCTCGGTGAAGGTCAACGCGGTGCTCTACTTTCGCGTCCTCGATCCCAACAAAGCGGTGCTCGAAGTGGAGAATTATCTTTTCGCCACCTCGCAACTCGCCCAGGTGACCTTGCGCAGCGTGTGCGGCCAGGGCGAGCTCGACGATCTCTTGTCCGAGCGCGAAAAGATCAACAGCCGCATCCAAGATATTTTAGACAAGCAGACCGACCCGTGGGGTATCAAAGTCGTCTTGGTGGAATTGAAGCATATCGATCTGCCCCAGGAGATGCAGCGAGCGATGGCCAAGCAGGCCGAAGCCGAGCGCGAGCGGCGCGCCAAGGTGATTCACGCCGAGGGTGAGTTTCAAGCTTCGGAGAAGCTCGCCGATGCCGCCGGGGTCATGGCGGTACAACCGATGGCGTTGCAGCTTCGTTATCTTCAAAGTTTGGTCGAGATTTCTTCCGAAAAAAACTCAACGATTATTTTTCCCATACCGATCGATCTGCTGACGCCGTTCTTGAAGAAAGACACTTAA
- a CDS encoding nodulation protein NfeD: protein MKTLRVISLIALFAAGLAALAQSKDAASPHVDLISIDGSINPAVDDFIREGIARAKAEGAAALIIQMDTPGGLLNSTRTIVKEMLGAPVPVMVWVGPSGAGAGSAGVFITMAAHIAAMAPGTNIGAAHPVAGGGQEIKGVMAEKIENFAASFSESIAQKRGRNAEWAIQAVRKSVAITETEALKKNVIDIIAKDIDDLLKQADGRSVDLDGRKHTLAVKDLRVVRHEMSLKQKVLNAIADPNIAYLLMMAGILGLYMEFAHPGVIFPGVAGAICLLLAFASLQLLPINYTGLALVLLGVALLVGEAFVPSFGVLGVGGMIALALGSLLLFDTPTSDFGVDRAIVFTAVGTLGSFVLAVSYFVFRSQRAKPTLGMAALIGEIGEVRETLAPRGKIFVHGETWTAEAEVSVDVGEKVRVIDYAGMCLKVTRATDSERK, encoded by the coding sequence GTGAAAACACTTAGAGTCATTTCTCTCATTGCGCTGTTCGCCGCCGGTCTCGCCGCCTTGGCGCAATCGAAGGACGCAGCCTCGCCGCATGTCGATTTGATTTCCATCGACGGCAGTATCAATCCGGCGGTGGACGATTTCATCCGCGAAGGGATCGCCAGGGCGAAGGCCGAGGGCGCGGCGGCGCTGATCATTCAAATGGACACGCCGGGCGGTTTGCTCAACTCCACCCGTACCATCGTCAAGGAAATGCTCGGCGCGCCCGTGCCGGTGATGGTTTGGGTCGGGCCGAGCGGCGCCGGCGCCGGTTCCGCCGGGGTCTTTATCACCATGGCGGCGCATATCGCGGCGATGGCGCCGGGCACCAACATCGGCGCGGCTCATCCGGTGGCCGGCGGCGGCCAGGAAATCAAAGGCGTGATGGCCGAGAAGATCGAAAACTTCGCCGCGTCGTTCAGCGAAAGCATCGCGCAGAAGCGCGGCCGCAACGCCGAGTGGGCGATCCAAGCCGTGCGCAAAAGCGTGGCGATCACCGAGACCGAAGCGCTCAAGAAGAACGTCATCGACATCATCGCCAAGGACATCGACGATCTGCTCAAACAGGCGGACGGACGAAGCGTCGATCTCGACGGCCGTAAGCACACGCTGGCGGTTAAAGATCTGCGCGTGGTGCGTCATGAGATGAGCCTCAAGCAGAAAGTATTGAACGCCATCGCCGATCCGAACATCGCTTATCTGTTGATGATGGCGGGGATTCTTGGGCTTTACATGGAGTTCGCCCATCCCGGCGTGATTTTCCCCGGCGTGGCCGGGGCGATTTGTTTGTTGCTGGCGTTCGCCTCGTTGCAGCTCTTGCCGATCAATTATACCGGTCTCGCCTTGGTCCTGCTCGGTGTCGCGCTCTTGGTGGGCGAAGCGTTCGTGCCGAGTTTCGGCGTGTTAGGCGTCGGCGGGATGATTGCGCTGGCGCTCGGATCGTTGTTGCTCTTCGATACTCCGACTTCCGATTTTGGCGTCGACCGCGCGATCGTTTTCACCGCGGTGGGCACCCTCGGCAGCTTTGTCCTGGCGGTGAGCTATTTTGTCTTTCGCTCCCAACGTGCCAAGCCGACCCTCGGCATGGCGGCTCTGATCGGGGAAATCGGTGAAGTGCGCGAAACCTTGGCGCCGCGAGGAAAAATATTTGTTCATGGCGAAACTTGGACGGCGGAGGCGGAAGTTTCTGTCGATGTTGGCGAGAAGGTGCGCGTCATCGATTACGCCGGCATGTGTTTAAAAGTAACCCGCGCAACGGACAGCGAGAGAAAATAG
- a CDS encoding uracil-DNA glycosylase has protein sequence MADSNDAAELNAIAVSLKRHLQSCQRAGIAFLPKGDAPVIAPMAKKEIKTAPVVRESHTEGADYTRAESLEELRAAIGDCRLCKLCAGRTNLVFGVGNPNAKLMFVGEGPGRDEDLKGEPFVGRAGQLLTDIITKGMGLKREDVYICNVVKCRPPENRNPEPDEVAACEPFLKKQIDLVRPAVIVGLGKFAVQTLLQSTVTISKLRGNWHSYHGIKLMPTFHPAYLLRNPADKKLVWEDIKQVIKELNGENT, from the coding sequence CAACGACGCGGCGGAGTTAAATGCCATCGCGGTTTCGCTCAAGCGTCATCTCCAATCATGCCAGCGCGCCGGCATCGCTTTTTTACCGAAGGGCGACGCGCCAGTGATAGCTCCGATGGCCAAAAAAGAAATTAAGACAGCACCAGTCGTAAGAGAATCGCACACTGAAGGGGCCGACTACACGCGTGCCGAGAGTCTCGAAGAGCTGCGCGCCGCCATCGGCGACTGCCGGCTCTGCAAGCTTTGCGCTGGACGCACCAACTTGGTTTTCGGCGTCGGCAATCCCAACGCCAAGTTAATGTTTGTCGGCGAAGGGCCGGGCCGCGACGAGGATCTCAAAGGCGAGCCGTTCGTTGGCCGAGCCGGCCAGCTGCTCACCGACATCATCACCAAAGGCATGGGGCTCAAGCGGGAAGACGTCTACATTTGCAACGTGGTCAAATGCCGTCCGCCGGAAAATCGCAATCCCGAGCCCGATGAAGTGGCGGCCTGCGAGCCGTTTCTCAAAAAACAAATCGACTTGGTGCGCCCGGCGGTGATCGTCGGTCTGGGCAAATTCGCGGTGCAGACTTTGCTGCAAAGCACGGTGACGATCAGCAAATTGCGCGGCAATTGGCACAGCTATCATGGCATCAAGTTGATGCCGACGTTTCATCCGGCTTATCTGCTGCGCAATCCCGCGGATAAGAAATTAGTTTGGGAAGACATCAAGCAAGTGATCAAAGAGTTGAACGGTGAAAACACTTAG